In the Oncorhynchus keta strain PuntledgeMale-10-30-2019 chromosome 14, Oket_V2, whole genome shotgun sequence genome, one interval contains:
- the cmya5 gene encoding cardiomyopathy-associated protein 5 isoform X3, with product MDSDMALTELQEHELPEAVVQEDEDDVEELRNSLREVVQDQSVKPKLQCLMVDPSFSMVTVQSEDSGIVWETASSRCSTPWASEASYSSDTYSLDGSATGGGGAQGKITIVFDEDKIVRRRKRMRGKARLGERLRRPGSSRSGSTLGVERPEMAEVSVPNIRVESVESDTESGEVKDKEQELFSLISEGYEILNIKVPSKLPTVDEEESTELQDNLSYLEETPRIRSKSRRGSEALPAQDYPEVKEVQEGTEGEEVGESKPSEPTEQQGPHSHKDGTSNMDYFEAFTLLDEVVPGQQVPEPVGDETPTKPQREETNLGQMTATDSLSAAPDDDFVFVTDMEIASERLDEVFYGNKHHAPLEDLMKRGEEDEEEGGKEGRRESLRSLKESGSALFGREESILTPIFLSPGPPKIIDPILLEEPTAMSFLYSDLYEDAMGERRRSDEEGSEAESVGSDRSFQRRLSDSEETDGYLEKFILKDETPNVEDQSEEVDGKGEGLMMWSQSKFELTGFLTRVVEEEEEEKGECKKEEIKAAEMNGYLQPAGYKEMEESTEKSLLHIKETGPDKDSESVNTDSKVSQVEKDHLVPGKKPEKVDVVEEAKSETTPEAHESEVDSQEEVVSDKVSHETELLAQAEEVKKEDEVEVSRVAKPVVIQEPVQVNQVSTESKTETVVKASEPVRAEDAIKDPTEAIAGALELHRVSQKAVTDLSVAVVNVSDDTKMASEIAAEAVNRMEMLAEAHKVEKVENRSEEPVSVAEESFTHNPEAEVVPTAPPAEAAERWASLLAPAEGDKGQEKEPMKKQDLEGEDEWVFTPLRSFAPQEDLSELHRETVVSDMELHRETAEELEYEIISQQEARGMMVSETERKQLCPGPNSNLERERELEKEKEREMELERERKKQRLKEEERHEREERERQMGLERERERERLRLKEAKERQENENKEMKEKERQERERHTQLERERDRERQGLKEEKERQEREKQEREIQVENEREKERLKEEKEKEEKERHESKRQMEREREKERQRLKEEKERQVRERTIELERERERERLKKEKERQERDRHIELERKRERERQRLKEESEEKERQERERERERQRLKEEKERERQMEKERERDRQRLKEEKERQEKEKERQLELERERENERQRLKEREEKERQERERQMEFERERQKERQRLKEREEKERQERERQMELEREREKERQRLKEEKERQEREREKERQRLKEERQERERQMELEREREKERQRLKEEKERQEREREKERQRLKEREEKERQERERQMELEREREKERQRLKEEKERQEREREKERQRLKEERQERERQMELEREREKERQRLKEEKERQEREREKERQRLKEERQEREREKERQRLKEERQERDRQMELEREREKDRQRLKEEKERQEKERQIELVRERENERQRLKEKKEKERRERERQMELERERERDRQRLKEEKERQEKERQIELVRERENERQRLKEKKEKERRERERQMELERERERDRQRLKEREEKERQERERQMELEREREREMHKLKEESEEKERQVEREREKEMQRLKEEKERQEKERQIELERERENERQRLKEKEEKERQERERQMELEREREMLKLKEESEEKERQVERERERERQRLKEESEEKERQIEKDRQRLKEEKERQEKEKERQIELERERENERQRLKEREEKERQERERQMEREREKEMQRLKEESEEKERQMEKEREKERQRLKEEKERQEERQERERQMDLERERENERQRLKEREEKERERERQRLEEESEEKERQERERQMEREREKDRQRLKEEKERHEREIQIELEREREIERQRLKEREEKERQERERQMELERERENERERQRLKEREEKERERERQRLKEESEEKERQERERRERERQMEREREKDRQRLKEEKERQEREIQIELEREREIERQRLKEREEKERQERERQMELEREREKERQRLKEEKERQEREREKERQRLKVERQERERQMELEREREKERQRLKEESEEKERQERERQMEREREKDRQRLKEEKERQEKERQMELERERENERQRLKEREEKERQERERQMELEREREREMHRLKEEREEKERQVEREREKDRQRLKEEKERQERERQMEREREKDRQRLKEEKERQERAEKERHEREENERERELLREEERQEMEEREQKKRQERERERERDNQRLKEKEQQERKSEMELVLGGEKQKEKVRENLLMDMERQKEREMEERVREERGLDLPAYEEPIEADYEIFDAEEESQARAAAALQGMDCFCLSCGCLLSETDRLSGGHQDHEVTSVETAYKDIRERLSEWISELQERSENIEDLVSELELGYNTVEDHCRDSEEVMEAQNEEMMALVMEQYNSMSLSMEEEKKAKLEQLYDQIVSFQESIDQTKVTLDTTAREADIDPDTQTSKDIYMRLTEALQSAMSLELGPRGLLVFEDYAKGNAANTHTRRKGIPVPQKPSLQPQECASASSTSVTVYWRVNPGDIIDCFQVYCMEDPQGGSLHTGCI from the exons ATGGACTCTGATATGGCGTTGACGGAATTACAGGAGCATGAGTTGCCAGAGGCCGTCGTTCAGGAGGATGAAGACGACGTGGAGGAACTCAGGAACAG TCTGCGGGAGGTGGTCCAGGACCAGTCTGTGAAGCCCAAGCTGCAGTGTCTGATGGTGGACCCGTCCTTCTCCATGGTGACTGTTCAGAGTGAGGACAGCGGCATCGTCTGGGAAACGGCCTCCAGCCGATGCTCCACCCCCTGGGCGTCGGAGGCCAGCTACAGCTCTGACACCTACAGTTTGGACGGCTCTGCTACCGGTGGTGGAGGTGCACAGGGCAAAATTACCATTGTCTTCGATGAGGACAAGATAGttcggaggaggaagaggatgagaggaaaggcCAGGCTGGGTGAGAGGCTAAGGAGACCCGGGAGCTCCAGGTCTGGCTCGACACTGGGGGTGGAGAGGCCTGAGATGGCTGAGGTGTCTGTGCCAAACATCCGAGTGGAGAGTGTAGAGTCAGACACAGAGTCAGGGGAAGTGAAAGACAAAGAGCAGGAGCTGTTTAGTCTGATTTCAGAGGGTTATGAGATCCTCAACATCAAAGTCCCGTCCAAACTGCCCACAGTCGACGAGGAGGAGAGCACTGAGCTGCAGGATAATCTGTCCTACTTGGAGGAGACACCCAGGATCAGGTCCAAATCCAGGCGGGGCTCTGAGGCCTTACCTGCCCAGGACTACCCAGAAGTGAAGGAGGTACAGGAGGGAACAGAAGGAGAAGAAGTAGGAGAGTCTAAGCCCTCAGAACCCACAGAGCAACAGGGGCCTCACAGCCACAAGGACGGCACCAGCAACATGGACTACTTTGAGGCATTTACCCTCCTGGATGAGGTGGTTCCTGGGCAGCAGGTTCCAGAGCCAGTGGGAGACGAGACACCCACGAAGCCCCAACGAGAGGAGACTAATCTGGGGCAGATGACAGCCACAGACAGCCTCTCTGCAGCTCCGGACGATGACTTTGTGTTTGTCACAGACATGGAGATTGCCAGCGAGCGTTTGGATGAGGTGTTCTACGGGAACAAACACCACGCACCCCTAGAGGACCTGATGAAAAGGGgagaagaggatgaagaggagggagggaaggaaggaagaagggagAGTCTGAGGTCTCTGAAGGAAAGTGGGTCAGCACTGTTCGGCAGAGAGGAGAGCATCCTCACCCCTATCTTCCTCTCCCCGGGACCCCCTAAGATCATTGATCCCATCCTGCTAGAGGAACCCACAGCCATGTCCTTCCTCTACTCCGACCTGTACGAGGACGccatgggggagaggaggaggagcgacGAGGAAGGCTCAGAGGCAGAGAGCGTGGGGTCGGACAGATCGTTCCAGAGGCGACTGTCTGATTCAGAGGAAACAGACGGATACCTGGAGAAGTTTATCCTGAAAGACGAGACTCCCAATGTAGAGGACCAATCAGAAGAAGTGGATGGTAAAGGGGAGGGGCTAATGATGTGGTCGCAGAGTAAGTTTGAGCTGACCGGATTCCTAACGAGAGTggtggaagaagaagaagaggagaagggggagtgTAAGAAGGAGGAGATCAAAGCTGCAGAGATGAATGGGTACCTGCAACCAGCAGGATATAAAGAGATGGAGGAATCAACAGAGAAATCTTTGCTGCACATCAAGGAAACTGGTCCAGATAAAGACTCTGAGTCTGTAAATACAGACAGCAAAGTGTCTCAAGTTGAGAAGGACCATCTAGTCCCAGGAAAGAAACCTGAGAAGGTTGATGTGGTAGAGGAAGCTAAAAGTGAGACAACACCTGAGGCACATGAGTCAGAGGTTGACAGCCAGGAGGAGGTAGTGTCAGATAAAGTATCCCATGAAACAGAGTTACTAGCTCAGGCAGAGGAGGTGAAAAAAGAAGACGAAGTAGAAGTGTCTAGAGTGGCAAAACCAGTTGTTATTCAGGAGCCTGTACAGGTGAACCAGGTGTCAACTGAAAGTAAAACAGAGACTGTAGTTAAAGCATCTGAACCTGTAAGAGCAGAGGATGCTATTAAAGATCCAACTGAGGCCATAGCAGGAGCACTGGAGCTACACAGGGTCTCTCAAAAGGCAGTTACTGATTTATCAGTAGCTGTTGTGAATGTATCAGATGATACTAAAATGGCATCTGAAATTGCAGCTGAAGCAGTCAATAGAATGGAAATGCTAGCTGAAGCACACAAAGTTGAAAAAGTAGAGAATAGATCTGAGGAGCCTGTGAGTGTAGCGGAGGAGTCCTTCACACACAATCCTGAAGCCGAAGTAGTTCCAACTGCCCCTCCTGCAGAAGCTGCGGAGCGATGGGCGTCACTTCTTGCCCCTGCTGAGGGAGATAAGGGACAGGAGAAAGAGCCAATGAAGAAGCAGGACTTGGAAGGTGAGGACGAGTGGGTGTTCACTCCCCTCAGGAGCTTTGCTCCACAGGAAGACCTCTCTGAGCTGCACAGAGAAACTGTAGTTTCAGATATGGAGCTGCACAGGGAGACTGCAGAAGAGCTGGAGTATGAGATAATCTCGCAGCAGGAGGCAAGAGGGATGATggtgtctgagacagagagaaaacagctcTGCCCAGGCCCTAACTCtaatctagagagagagagggagctggagaaagaaaaggagagagagatggagttggagagggagagaaagaagcagaggctcaaggaggaggagagacatgagagggaggagagggagagacagatggggttggagagggaaagagaaagggagaggctaAGGCTGAAGGAGgcaaaggagagacaggagaacgAGAACAAGGAGATGAAGgaaaaggagagacaggagagggagagacatacacaattggaaagggaaagagatagggagaggcaggggctgaaggaggagaaggagagacaggagagggagaaacaggagagggagataCAGGTGGAAAatgaaagagaaaaggagaggctgaaggaagagaaggagaaggaggagaaggagagacatgaGAGtaaaagacagatggagagggagagagaaaaggagaggcagaggctgaaagaagagaaggagagacaggtgagggagaGAACAATAgaattggagagggagagagaaagggagaggctgaagaaggagaaggagagacaggagagggatagACATATAGagttggagaggaagagagaaagggagaggcagaggctgaaggaggagagcgaggagaaggagagacaggagagggaaagagaaagggagaggcagaggctgaaggaagagaaggagagggagagacagatggagaaggagagagaaagggacaggcagaggctgaaggaagagaaagagagacaggagaaggagaaggagagacagttagaattggagagggagagagaaaatgagaggcagaggctgaaggagagagaggagaaggagagacaggagagggagagacagatggagtttgAGAGGGAAAGACAAAAGGAGAGGCAGAggctgaaggagagggaggagaaggagagacaggagagggaaaggcagatggagttggagagggagagagaaaaggagaggcagaggctgaaggaggagaaggagagacaggagagggagagagaaaaggagaggcaaaggctgaaggaggagagacaggagagggaaaggcagatggagttggagagggagagagaaaaggagaggcagaggctgaaggaggagaaggagagacaggagagggagagagaaaaggagaggcaaaggctgaaggagagggaggagaaggagagacaggagagggaaaggcagatggagttggagagggagagagaaaaggagaggcagaggctgaaggaggagaaggagagacaggagagggagagagaaaaggagaggcaaaggctgaaggaggagagacaggagagggaaaggcagatggagttggagagggagagagaaaaggagaggcagaggctgaaggaggagaaggagagacaggagagggagagagaaaaggagaggcaaaggctgaaggaggagagacaggagagggagagagaaaaggagaggcaaaggctgaaggaggagagacaggagagggacaggcagatggagttggagagggagagagaaaaggacaggcaGAGGctgaaggaagagaaagagagacaggagaaggagagacagatagaattggtgcgggagagagaaaatgagaggcaGAGgctgaaggagaagaaggagaaggagcgacgggagagggaaagacagatggagttggagagggagagagaaagggacaggcagaggctgaaggaagagaaagagagacaggagaaggagagacagatagaattggtgcgggagagagaaaatgagaggcaGAGgctgaaggagaagaaggagaaggagcgacgggagagggaaagacagatggagttggagagggagagagaaagggacaggcagaggctgaaggagagggaggagaaggagagacaggagagggaaaggcagatggagttggagagggagagagaaagggagatgcaTAAGCTgaaggaggagagtgaggagaaggagagacaggtggagagggagagagaaaaggagatgcAGAGGctgaaggaggagaaagagagacaggagaaggagaggcagatagaattggagcgggagagagaaaatgagaggcaGAGgctgaaggagaaggaggagaaggagcgacaggagagggaaagacagatggagttggagagagaaagggagatgctTAAGCTgaaggaggagagtgaggagaaggagagacaggtggagagggagagagaaagggaaaggcaGAGGCTGaaggaggagagcgaggagaaggagagacagatagaaaaggACAGGCAGAGGctgaaggaagagaaagagagacaggagaaggagaaggagagacagatagaattggagagggagagagaaaatgagaggcagaggctgaaggagagggaggagaaggagagacaggaaagggaaagacagatggagagggagagagaaaaggagatgcAGAGGCTGaaggaggagagcgaggagaaggagagacagatggagaaggagagagaaaaggaaaggcAGAGGctgaaggaagagaaagagagacaggaggagaggcaggagagggagagacagatggatttGGAGCGGGAAAGAGAAAATGAGAGGCAGaggctgaaggagagagaggagaaggagagagaaagggaaaggcagaggctggaggaggagagtgaggagaaggagagacaggagagggagagacagatggagagggagagagaaaaggacaggcaGAGGctgaaggaagagaaagagagacacgagagggagatacagatagaattggagagggagagagaaattgagaggcagaggctgaaggagagagaggagaaggagagacaggagagggaaagacagatggagttagagagggagagagaaaatgaaagggagaggcagaggctgaaggagagagaggagaaggagagagaaagggaaaggcaGAGGCTgaaggaggagagtgaggagaaggagagacaggagagggagagacgggagagggagagacagatggagagggagagagaaaaggacaggcaGAGGctgaaggaagagaaagagagacaggagagggagatacagatagaattggagagggagagagaaattgagaggcagaggctgaaggagagagaggagaaggagaggcaggagagggaaagacagatggagttagagagggagagagaaaaggagaggcagaggctgaaggaggagaaggagagacaggagagggagagagaaaaggagaggcaAAGGCTgaaggtggagagacaggagagggaaagacagatggagttggagagggagagagaaaaggagaggcagaggctgaaggaggagagcgaggagaaggagagacaggagagggagagacagatggagcgggagagagaaaaggacaggcaGAGGctgaaggaagagaaagagagacaggagaaggagagacagatggagttgGAGCGGGAAAGAGAAAATGAGAGGCAGAggctgaaggagagggaggagaaggagagacaggagagggaaagacagatggagttagagagggagagagaaagggagatgcataggctgaaggaggagagagaggagaaggagagacaggtggagagggagagagaaaaggacaggcaGAGGctgaaggaagagaaagagagacaggagagggagagacagatggaaaggGAGCGAGAAAAGGACAGGCAGAGActgaaggaagagaaagagagacaggagagggcagagaaggagagacatgagagggaggaaaatgagagggagagagagttgttgcgggaggaggagagacaggagatggaggagagggagcagaagaagagacaggagagagagcgggagagagaaagagacaatcaGAGGCTGAAGGAGAAGGAGcaacaggagaggaagagtgagatGGAGTTGGTATTGGGGGGAGAAAAGCAGAAGGAAAAGGTGAGAGAAAACCTGTTGATGGATATGGAGAGGCAGAAGgagcgagagatggaggagagggtaagagaagagagagggctgGATCTCCCCGCTTACGAGGAGCCCATTGAGGCTGATTATGAGATATTCGATGCGGAGGAGGAGAGCCAGGCCAGAGCAGCTGCTGCCCTACAGGGGATGGATTGCTTCTGTCTGAGCTGTGGTTGTCTGCTCTCTGAGACTGACAGACTGTCTGGAGGACACCAGGATCATGAGGTCACCAGCGTGGAGACAGCCTACAAAGATATCAGG